From the Bdellovibrio reynosensis genome, one window contains:
- a CDS encoding rhomboid family intramembrane serine protease, whose amino-acid sequence MILPCPENFKEFSRLPLTWTLAILNIFIFLLIFSGNKSALSTSSMLNRDGLTLTGRLYFQYIESLSEKSRADKPTWIQQINRQDPEQIGVLGAYALRDAQFVNGAEKMAFKGDQVQISQWREDLAEFKKKYQEQILFRFGISSSDKSPLAWITYQFSHSNWLHLFSNLIFLIVMGAAVETLAGGFGVLLIYVFGGFAGAVGFLWLEGQGTVPMVGASASVSALLAFYCIAETRMRVRFIYFLSPIPGHWGPIYLPTLLIIPLFLLVDLGSLLSNPEGLGGGVAYAAHLGGTVFGAVIGCLFRLRRPTVVAS is encoded by the coding sequence ATGATTCTGCCTTGCCCAGAGAATTTTAAAGAGTTTTCGCGCCTGCCACTGACGTGGACTTTGGCCATTTTAAACATCTTTATTTTTCTGCTGATCTTCAGTGGCAATAAATCAGCTCTTAGCACGTCGTCGATGTTAAACCGCGATGGCTTAACATTAACTGGAAGACTGTACTTTCAATACATTGAATCTCTTTCTGAAAAAAGCCGCGCTGATAAACCCACTTGGATTCAACAAATCAACCGCCAGGATCCAGAACAAATAGGGGTTCTTGGAGCCTATGCCCTTAGAGACGCTCAATTCGTTAACGGCGCTGAGAAAATGGCATTTAAAGGCGACCAAGTTCAGATCTCGCAATGGCGGGAAGATCTTGCAGAATTTAAAAAGAAGTATCAGGAACAAATCCTTTTCCGTTTCGGTATTAGCTCCAGCGATAAAAGTCCCTTAGCGTGGATCACCTATCAGTTTTCGCATTCGAACTGGCTTCATCTATTCTCGAATTTAATATTCCTAATAGTCATGGGGGCTGCGGTTGAAACCCTGGCGGGTGGATTTGGCGTTCTGCTGATTTATGTGTTTGGTGGGTTTGCCGGAGCCGTGGGATTTCTATGGTTAGAAGGCCAAGGAACCGTGCCGATGGTGGGTGCTAGTGCTTCGGTCAGCGCCTTATTAGCTTTTTATTGTATCGCTGAAACTAGAATGCGAGTTCGCTTTATCTATTTCCTTTCACCGATCCCCGGCCACTGGGGTCCAATCTATCTACCGACTCTTTTGATCATTCCTTTATTTTTGCTAGTAGACCTTGGCAGCCTTCTTTCAAACCCGGAAGGGCTAGGGGGAGGGGTCGCTTATGCCGCCCATCTTGGTGGCACCGTGTTTGGCGCCGTTATAGGCTGTCTATTTCGTTTACGCCGTCCCACTGTCGTTGCCTCTTAG
- a CDS encoding RDD family protein, whose protein sequence is MLFPDLSAPEIKPASSNFKKPAIVSVADRCLALLLDFLIFSPIISLFIAGMVRKTKTFFLLNSVSTEGSIGIVLILLMIMALIVALQTVFLFYWQATPGQLYSQIRVVAYPGSKQRLTLNQCVSRSFFWCFSFFGLALPFLEVLSHPLRRAFHERASDTMVVTLKKESDEGPHPIESRFIGSWMRLSFLLLILFGVVGFFKSYNTLVAGGYRDTGNDSGYACSDIKDKTLSAEARLDSALTLYFLEAVSPECLNKEAEAVLWGSNEQLQGLAYVAKYVLADQEDQQKYLKQICSEQSKNCALAKYLSEGSDKNELSKADQNLLIVKFFNSEELFEQKNFNASLTVVDELQKHPHLKSALEKRFVRSVWALNETQRSKTSGRSPASANKRTWLETFKERYEFK, encoded by the coding sequence ATGCTATTTCCTGATTTATCGGCTCCAGAAATTAAGCCCGCATCATCAAACTTTAAAAAGCCTGCCATTGTTTCAGTGGCAGACCGCTGTCTTGCGCTGCTTTTAGATTTTCTAATCTTTTCACCGATCATAAGTCTTTTCATCGCAGGCATGGTGCGAAAAACGAAAACGTTTTTCCTTTTAAATTCTGTTTCAACAGAAGGCTCCATCGGTATCGTTCTAATTCTTTTAATGATCATGGCTTTGATCGTAGCCTTGCAAACTGTCTTTCTATTTTATTGGCAGGCAACACCAGGTCAGCTTTACAGTCAGATTCGCGTAGTGGCTTATCCAGGAAGTAAACAACGCCTGACTTTAAATCAATGCGTGAGCCGTTCTTTCTTCTGGTGCTTCAGTTTCTTTGGCTTGGCTTTGCCATTTCTAGAAGTTCTTAGTCATCCCTTAAGAAGAGCTTTCCATGAGCGCGCTTCTGACACGATGGTTGTGACCTTAAAAAAAGAATCTGATGAAGGTCCTCATCCGATTGAATCAAGATTTATTGGTTCTTGGATGCGTTTAAGCTTTTTGCTTTTGATTTTATTTGGCGTTGTTGGTTTTTTTAAGTCTTACAACACTTTAGTTGCTGGCGGTTATCGCGACACGGGCAATGACTCTGGTTACGCGTGCTCGGATATCAAAGATAAAACTCTTTCTGCCGAAGCTCGCCTGGATTCAGCCCTGACTTTGTATTTTTTAGAAGCAGTCAGCCCGGAATGTTTAAATAAAGAAGCGGAAGCCGTCTTATGGGGCAGCAACGAACAACTGCAAGGTCTTGCTTACGTGGCAAAATATGTTTTAGCCGATCAAGAAGACCAACAGAAATATTTAAAACAAATCTGCAGCGAACAATCTAAAAACTGCGCTTTGGCTAAATACCTTAGCGAAGGCAGCGATAAAAATGAGCTTAGCAAGGCCGATCAAAATCTTTTAATAGTGAAGTTCTTTAATTCAGAAGAACTTTTTGAACAGAAAAATTTCAACGCAAGTCTGACAGTCGTGGATGAATTGCAAAAACATCCGCATCTAAAATCAGCATTAGAAAAACGTTTCGTTCGTTCTGTATGGGCTTTAAATGAAACTCAAAGATCAAAGACATCAGGCCGCAGTCCTGCAAGTGCAAACAAACGCACGTGGCTTGAAACTTTTAAAGAAAGGTATGAATTTAAATGA
- a CDS encoding S41 family peptidase: MMKRISAIVFATFCAYVGYKFTLHQSFVNPYPVVCDMVAEKIYLDDKDILPWKRTCLSRSHLVTPFSPKKLILKDINNVLDILNVSHLEVFDSSEVKTIWKGESLETGIESEFVDSELVIFKVHKDSPAEKLGIKMGDVIKTINGEQPNPWEAQSQSGAFILERKGQALNLNLKAADIKRTEKLELQKLSTKHAQIKIPSFRAEFFKGPEWSEIQKELSKTERLVVDVRGNIGGNFVAGLRFLSFILCDPQEVGRLIHPRAKTGHIEELPNELSDDKQLAVLDRSREVILKTFPPAECYKGKIEVLVDGKTSSVAEMVAQALKEFKKARLLGAPSKGQLLVGVWYPLDEVGPGVEISIPEALYLSHGNHRIEGNGVQLDKVLYYHLPEMQAGVDSWVKQALD; this comes from the coding sequence ATGATGAAGCGAATATCTGCAATAGTCTTTGCAACCTTCTGCGCCTACGTGGGCTACAAATTTACATTGCATCAAAGTTTTGTAAACCCGTATCCCGTGGTCTGTGACATGGTCGCTGAAAAAATTTATCTTGATGATAAAGATATTCTGCCGTGGAAGCGCACTTGCTTAAGTCGCAGCCATTTGGTCACACCGTTTTCACCAAAGAAACTTATTCTTAAAGACATCAATAATGTTCTAGATATTTTAAACGTCTCGCACCTTGAAGTTTTTGATTCTTCAGAAGTCAAAACAATCTGGAAGGGTGAAAGTCTTGAAACCGGTATTGAAAGTGAATTCGTCGATAGTGAACTGGTGATTTTCAAAGTTCACAAAGATTCGCCGGCCGAAAAGCTGGGAATAAAAATGGGTGACGTCATTAAAACCATTAATGGTGAACAGCCCAACCCGTGGGAGGCGCAAAGCCAATCCGGAGCGTTTATCCTAGAAAGAAAAGGGCAAGCGCTAAATTTAAATTTAAAAGCTGCAGATATAAAGCGCACTGAAAAATTAGAATTGCAAAAACTTAGCACTAAGCATGCGCAAATAAAAATTCCTTCCTTCCGTGCTGAATTTTTCAAAGGACCAGAGTGGTCTGAAATTCAAAAAGAGCTTTCTAAAACCGAGCGGCTTGTCGTGGATGTGCGCGGGAATATCGGCGGGAACTTTGTTGCTGGATTAAGATTTCTTTCGTTCATCCTTTGTGATCCCCAAGAAGTGGGAAGACTGATTCATCCAAGGGCAAAGACAGGACATATTGAAGAACTCCCGAACGAACTTTCTGATGATAAGCAGCTTGCCGTGTTAGATCGCAGCAGGGAAGTGATTCTAAAAACGTTTCCCCCAGCTGAATGTTACAAAGGAAAAATCGAAGTCCTTGTTGATGGCAAAACCTCTTCTGTGGCAGAAATGGTGGCGCAGGCTTTAAAGGAATTTAAAAAAGCCCGCCTACTAGGGGCCCCAAGCAAGGGGCAACTGTTAGTGGGGGTTTGGTATCCCTTAGATGAAGTGGGCCCAGGAGTAGAGATTTCCATTCCTGAGGCACTTTATCTGAGTCACGGAAACCATCGCATTGAGGGTAATGGGGTGCAGTTGGATAAAGTTCTTTACTATCACCTTCCTGAAATGCAGGCGGGCGTTGATTCTTGGGTGAAACAGGCCCTCGACTAG
- a CDS encoding helix-turn-helix domain-containing protein, with product MSRTVMIVVSDNQETIENAKKYWENHDVTVQAYSSSQWRDGLDNAFFRQQLMAGVPALVSGSSPINSDVGGNVIQFPTVTPSASSVQKMEELEAHAIENAIVQYKGNLTEAAKALGIGRATLYRKVKQYHIDPSAARKKKVAA from the coding sequence ATGTCACGCACAGTAATGATCGTGGTCAGCGATAACCAGGAAACTATCGAAAACGCAAAGAAGTACTGGGAGAACCATGATGTGACAGTTCAAGCATACTCGTCGTCACAATGGCGCGATGGTCTTGATAATGCATTTTTCAGACAACAACTAATGGCGGGTGTACCAGCTTTGGTTTCGGGCTCTAGCCCAATCAACTCTGATGTTGGTGGAAACGTAATTCAGTTTCCTACAGTAACGCCGTCTGCATCTAGCGTGCAAAAAATGGAAGAGCTTGAAGCTCATGCTATTGAAAACGCTATCGTGCAATACAAAGGCAACCTTACTGAAGCTGCTAAAGCTTTGGGAATTGGTCGCGCAACTTTATATCGCAAAGTGAAGCAATACCACATCGATCCTTCTGCTGCTCGCAAGAAGAAAGTGGCTGCTTAA
- a CDS encoding Dps family protein — protein MSKTHMNIDIGIKEGDRKKIAEGLSRLLADSYTLYLKTHNFHWNVTGPQFQTLHVMFEGQYTELSAAVDLIAERIRSLGMPAPGTYKEFSKLTSIEEPDGVPSATEMIQQLVEGQEAVVRTARSIFPVVEKAGDEASADLLTQRMQLHEKTAWMLRSLLE, from the coding sequence ATGTCTAAGACTCACATGAATATTGATATTGGTATTAAAGAAGGGGATCGCAAAAAGATTGCTGAAGGGCTTTCTCGTTTGTTGGCTGATTCTTATACTCTTTATCTTAAAACTCATAACTTTCACTGGAACGTAACTGGGCCGCAGTTTCAGACTTTGCATGTGATGTTTGAAGGTCAATACACTGAGCTTTCTGCAGCTGTAGATTTAATTGCCGAACGCATCCGTTCTTTGGGGATGCCGGCTCCAGGAACTTATAAAGAGTTTTCTAAGCTTACTTCCATTGAAGAACCCGACGGTGTGCCTTCAGCTACTGAAATGATTCAACAACTTGTTGAAGGCCAAGAGGCTGTGGTGCGCACCGCCCGCTCTATTTTCCCTGTTGTTGAAAAAGCAGGTGATGAAGCTAGCGCTGATCTTCTTACTCAGCGTATGCAGCTTCACGAAAAGACGGCGTGGATGCTTCGTTCTCTTCTTGAATAG